In the genome of Microplitis demolitor isolate Queensland-Clemson2020A chromosome 5, iyMicDemo2.1a, whole genome shotgun sequence, the window AAATCCATCTGGAAATCATCAGGATAGCTTCTTAGGACTTAAAAAcgtcaaaatttgataaaaactcaattttcgaaaatcggactgaaatcattaacttcccgaattttcattgcgggaagttaaaaattgtcctaggatttaaatattatccaACCATTGACAAAATTGGTTGTTTCTATTTAATACCGGTCTCTTTGCGTAACGTCTTCagaacatagaaaaaaaaattatggttcTTCTATccatgatattatagtaaaaCATGTGTAGTAGCGAGTACTCGATATGTGCTAAAGGGCACTACATAAATAGTACTGATTTTACTATACGTGTGGTTCAGGTTATTCCAAGGTTATTCCTTTACTCCAATTTGTAGTAACCTAAACTACAGCTGCTGTTGTAGCAGCTATAATTTCTTGTCCGTGaaagtttactttttataaaaaaatttattatgtgtgTATTTCAGATATATAAGATGCTATGAACGTCGAGCTCACGGTTGTCCTGCTCGgggaaaaataacaaatgatGAACTTGATTTATCGATCGTTCATAACCATGTAAGAAATCCTCAGTTGCAGAAATATTGCATCTTTCAAGATGCATTGTTTATTGCGGCAACGGCACGCCCTTATAGATCCCTGAAAGTTATATTTGACCATTTGAGTGTGCAGTAAGTTTTTTCAGTagctacgatttttttttcgacacaTGCATgcacttatataaatatatatatatatatatatatttacatatattgtgTCATTTTAaggctatattttttttttactgctatACCTGAAAATCTGGaagtataaagaaaataaaaaattatgccgCTGGTCTAAAGGGTTTAAGTCTAATAGCGGCTTAGCtcatcaaaaaattcgatttatcatttaaataacacgagaaattttttgtttttaactttgagtatttttaactcgTGAACAAATCAATAGATTGAATTGACTAATAcacatttttataagaaattgaacactc includes:
- the LOC128667757 gene encoding uncharacterized protein LOC128667757, with the protein product MCSSEYSICAKGHYINSTDFTIRVVQVIPRYIRCYERRAHGCPARGKITNDELDLSIVHNHVRNPQLQKYCIFQDALFIAATARPYRSLKVIFDHLSVQNHEAASQFTWRKMQPLMESWRRSDRPPRPPIPSNLQQFADFLNMPQWAYN